A window from Flavobacterium sp. 83 encodes these proteins:
- a CDS encoding glycoside hydrolase family 127 protein, whose product MTFIKKTIVAICVLMTVYGQSQQHTKKSNATKKIGYTLTPVNIQNVKLTDAFWLPIIKKVQEKTIEYAIHKCEEEGRMDNFLMAGGKMAGTVKGQMPFDDTDVYKIIEGASNTLISEPNPKLETLLDSLISIVKIGQEKDGYLTTWRTINPAKPPAPWVPVIEGKRWESLQISHELYNSGHMIEAAVVHYQATGKRNFLDIAIKNADMLVRTFGDGATQVHGVPGHQIVETGLVNLYQITNNKAYLNLAKYYLDNRGNPKNHKLYGAYSQDDIPVIQQKEAVGHAVRAVYMYAGMTDIAAIENDKAYGNAVNNLWSNMVNKKMYITGGIGAKHDGEAFGENYELPNLTAYNETCAAIGNVYWNHRLHNLSGSSDYFDVIERTLYNGLISGLSLDGKKFFYPNALESDGVYKFNRGECTRQSWFDCSCCPTNLIRFIPSIPGLIYSTTKDILYVNLYASNTAKIALENTKLEISQKTNYPWNGKVSLAVTPKNETPFTIKLRIPSWAQNQVLPGDLYRYKNTSAAKTSVTIDGKRIAYKEDKGYITITRKWKKGETIVLDFPMEVKEVVTNTKVEGNIGKVALEYGPIVYAIEEADNATNFDAITISAKDSFKVKKEDSLLEGVNTIQTEKFKAIPYYSWSNRGVGKMKVWIDYKE is encoded by the coding sequence ATGACCTTTATAAAAAAAACAATAGTAGCAATTTGTGTATTAATGACCGTTTACGGACAGAGTCAACAGCATACAAAGAAATCTAATGCAACAAAAAAAATAGGTTATACCCTCACCCCTGTAAACATTCAGAATGTAAAATTAACCGATGCATTCTGGTTGCCAATAATAAAAAAGGTACAAGAAAAAACCATCGAATATGCCATTCATAAATGTGAAGAGGAAGGTCGTATGGATAACTTCTTAATGGCAGGCGGTAAAATGGCAGGAACCGTAAAAGGACAAATGCCTTTTGACGATACCGATGTCTATAAAATTATTGAAGGTGCATCAAATACTTTAATTAGTGAACCCAATCCAAAACTTGAAACTTTACTGGATTCATTAATAAGCATTGTGAAAATTGGCCAAGAAAAAGATGGCTATCTTACGACTTGGAGAACTATAAACCCCGCTAAACCTCCAGCTCCATGGGTACCCGTGATAGAAGGAAAGCGTTGGGAATCCTTACAAATAAGTCATGAATTGTACAACTCAGGCCATATGATAGAAGCTGCCGTTGTGCATTATCAAGCTACCGGAAAAAGAAATTTCTTGGACATTGCCATCAAAAATGCCGATATGTTAGTACGTACTTTTGGTGATGGTGCAACACAAGTTCATGGTGTTCCAGGCCATCAAATTGTAGAAACTGGTTTGGTTAATCTCTATCAAATCACTAACAATAAAGCCTATTTAAATTTGGCCAAATACTACCTGGACAATAGAGGAAATCCAAAAAACCATAAATTATACGGAGCCTATTCACAAGATGACATTCCTGTTATTCAGCAAAAAGAAGCGGTAGGTCATGCTGTAAGAGCAGTATATATGTATGCTGGAATGACTGATATAGCTGCTATCGAAAATGACAAAGCCTACGGCAATGCGGTTAATAATTTGTGGAGCAATATGGTCAACAAAAAAATGTACATCACGGGAGGCATTGGCGCCAAGCATGACGGAGAAGCTTTTGGAGAAAACTACGAATTACCAAACCTTACCGCTTATAATGAGACTTGCGCAGCAATTGGAAATGTATATTGGAATCACAGACTACATAATTTATCTGGCAGTTCTGATTATTTTGATGTGATTGAACGCACTTTATACAACGGATTGATCTCTGGATTATCTTTGGACGGAAAAAAATTCTTTTATCCAAATGCTTTAGAATCAGATGGGGTTTATAAATTCAATCGTGGGGAATGCACCCGCCAATCTTGGTTTGATTGTTCTTGCTGTCCAACCAATTTAATTCGGTTTATTCCTTCAATCCCGGGATTGATTTATTCTACAACTAAAGACATACTTTATGTAAATTTATATGCTTCCAATACGGCGAAGATAGCATTGGAAAACACAAAGTTAGAAATTTCACAAAAAACCAACTACCCATGGAATGGCAAAGTATCTCTTGCCGTTACTCCCAAAAACGAAACTCCTTTTACGATAAAATTACGTATTCCTAGCTGGGCACAAAATCAAGTATTACCAGGGGATTTATACCGTTATAAAAACACGTCGGCTGCGAAAACTTCAGTTACGATAGACGGAAAACGTATCGCCTATAAAGAAGACAAAGGATATATTACTATTACCAGAAAATGGAAAAAAGGAGAAACAATTGTCCTAGATTTTCCAATGGAGGTGAAAGAAGTAGTTACAAATACTAAAGTTGAAGGCAACATTGGAAAAGTAGCTTTAGAGTATGGCCCAATTGTTTATGCAATTGAAGAGGCAGATAATGCTACTAATTTCGACGCCATAACCATTAGTGCAAAAGATAGTTTCAAAGTTAAAAAAGAAGACTCTCTTTTAGAAGGGGTGAATACCATTCAAACAGAAAAATTCAAAGCTATTCCTTATTATTCTTGGTCCAATAGAGGCGTTGGAAAAATGAAAGTTTGGATAGATTATAAAGAATAA
- a CDS encoding aldose epimerase family protein, with protein sequence MNVIKRCIYGISIMSLTSMNIQCKGDKKAGADETALETKATDSVSIAKTAYGTTPKGEKIERYTLKNQKGMEVNIITFGGIISSLKVPNKAGKSEEVVIGFNSLEQYMKANPYFGAIIGRYGNRIAKGKFTLDGKEYSLAINNAPNALHGGPEGFNRVVWTAAEAKGGDSASLKLKYVSKDMEEGYPGNLTVFVTYTLKNDNSLEVLYEATTDKKTIVNLTQHSYFNLSADFSKPILDEQITIDADKLVPVAATLIPTGKLTDVTNTPFDFRKPKAIGKDIEAKDEQLKNGLGYDHCWVLNNQDKGYRFAASAYDSGSGRVLEVYTDQPGIQFYTGNFLDGTLPMRNGGTYAHRTGFCLETQHYPDSPNQKDFPSTVLSPGENYKTKTTFKFSVK encoded by the coding sequence ATGAATGTAATAAAACGTTGTATTTATGGAATTTCCATCATGAGTTTAACCAGTATGAATATTCAATGTAAAGGAGATAAAAAGGCAGGAGCCGATGAAACTGCTTTAGAAACTAAAGCTACAGATTCAGTATCTATAGCAAAAACAGCGTACGGCACTACGCCAAAAGGAGAAAAAATAGAACGCTATACCCTTAAAAATCAAAAGGGAATGGAAGTAAACATTATTACTTTTGGTGGCATTATATCTTCTTTAAAAGTGCCTAATAAAGCTGGTAAATCCGAAGAAGTGGTTATTGGTTTCAATTCTTTGGAACAATACATGAAAGCTAATCCATACTTTGGAGCTATCATTGGAAGATATGGTAACCGAATTGCAAAAGGTAAATTTACTTTAGACGGTAAAGAATATTCATTAGCTATCAACAATGCACCTAATGCATTACATGGTGGACCCGAAGGTTTTAATAGAGTTGTTTGGACTGCCGCTGAAGCAAAAGGTGGAGACAGTGCTTCATTAAAATTGAAGTATGTGAGCAAGGATATGGAAGAAGGCTATCCTGGAAACTTGACCGTTTTTGTAACTTACACTTTGAAAAACGATAATTCTTTAGAAGTGCTTTATGAAGCGACTACTGACAAGAAAACAATTGTGAATTTGACACAGCATTCGTATTTCAACCTGTCAGCCGATTTTTCTAAACCTATTTTAGACGAACAAATCACAATCGATGCAGATAAATTGGTTCCAGTAGCTGCAACACTTATCCCAACAGGTAAACTAACGGATGTGACCAATACGCCTTTCGATTTCAGAAAACCAAAAGCTATTGGAAAAGACATCGAGGCCAAAGACGAACAATTGAAAAATGGATTGGGTTACGACCATTGCTGGGTACTCAACAATCAGGATAAAGGATATCGTTTTGCGGCATCTGCCTATGATTCAGGAAGCGGAAGAGTATTAGAAGTATATACGGATCAACCGGGAATACAATTCTATACTGGAAACTTCTTAGACGGAACTTTGCCAATGAGAAACGGTGGTACGTACGCGCACAGAACTGGCTTTTGTTTAGAAACACAGCATTATCCAGATTCTCCAAATCAAAAAGATTTTCCATCTACGGTTTTAAGCCCAGGAGAGAATTACAAAACAAAAACAACATTTAAATTTTCAGTAAAATAA
- a CDS encoding alpha-L-arabinofuranosidase C-terminal domain-containing protein — protein sequence MKPNLITKITLCGLLLNGIYANAQKTNLEVNTSKTITKIQPTMYGAFFEDINFAADGGLYAEMIKNRSFEFDTPLMGWEQPNSDIHSFNAASGIATTIKALENKTNPSFCRVLVNSDKGFEIINTGFRGMGIKKDAKYNLSLKAANHDGAIKKIIIQFIDKNKKVLGETSITPTSNDWKGYSAQFTATQTEAKAQLKITFEGNGTIDLDMISLFPEDTWKNRKNGLRKDIVQLLYEMKPGFLRFPGGCIVEGRTLAQRYQWKKTVGDVENRETLINRWNTEFTHKPAPDYFQTFGLGFFEYFQLSEDLGAQPLPILSCGMACQFNTGELVPMDELDPYVQDALDLIEFANGSVETPWGRIRSEMGHLKPFNLKLIGVGNEQWGPQYIERFKVFEKAIKSKYPKMTIVSGAGPFPEGDYFDYGMQELKKLNAEIVDEHYYKNPQWFRENATRYDKYDRKGPKVFAGEYAAQSVAIASPDNKNNWECAFSEAAFMTGLERNAEVVNLTSYAPLMAHEEAWQWTPDLLWFNNLEAYGSANYYVQKLFSTNKGTDLIAITKDGKPVTGQNNLFASAVKDVNTKEVIVKLVNTAATAQEVNIDLKGSKLAAKGTLITLTSTHLEDENSFAAPKKISPTEKEFKLKGDKAQTSLPAYSVTVLKLKLK from the coding sequence ATGAAACCAAATTTAATCACCAAAATTACCCTTTGCGGGCTGTTACTAAATGGTATATATGCCAATGCCCAAAAAACAAATCTCGAAGTAAATACCAGCAAAACAATTACTAAAATTCAACCTACAATGTATGGTGCCTTTTTTGAAGACATCAACTTTGCTGCTGATGGGGGATTGTATGCTGAAATGATCAAGAACCGTTCTTTTGAATTTGACACGCCTCTTATGGGCTGGGAACAACCCAATAGTGATATCCATTCTTTCAATGCAGCATCAGGTATTGCCACAACTATTAAAGCATTAGAAAATAAAACAAATCCAAGTTTTTGTAGAGTTCTTGTAAATAGTGACAAAGGATTTGAAATAATTAATACAGGATTTAGAGGAATGGGCATTAAGAAAGATGCCAAATACAATCTTTCTCTAAAAGCTGCGAATCACGACGGCGCCATCAAAAAAATTATTATCCAATTTATTGATAAAAACAAGAAAGTTCTAGGAGAAACCAGCATCACGCCAACCTCGAATGACTGGAAAGGGTATTCAGCTCAATTTACAGCAACCCAAACCGAAGCAAAAGCACAATTGAAAATCACTTTTGAAGGAAACGGAACCATTGATTTAGACATGATTTCATTATTCCCCGAAGACACTTGGAAAAATAGAAAAAATGGTTTACGAAAAGACATCGTACAATTATTATATGAGATGAAACCAGGATTTTTAAGATTTCCAGGAGGTTGTATTGTTGAAGGAAGAACTTTGGCACAACGCTACCAATGGAAAAAAACTGTAGGAGATGTAGAAAACAGAGAAACATTAATCAACCGTTGGAACACTGAGTTCACTCACAAACCAGCACCGGATTATTTCCAGACTTTTGGATTGGGATTTTTTGAATATTTCCAACTTTCCGAAGATCTTGGTGCACAACCATTGCCTATTTTAAGTTGTGGAATGGCTTGTCAGTTCAATACTGGGGAATTAGTTCCTATGGATGAATTAGATCCTTATGTACAAGATGCTTTGGATTTAATCGAATTTGCTAATGGTAGCGTTGAAACTCCTTGGGGAAGAATCCGTTCTGAGATGGGACATCTAAAACCTTTTAATTTGAAACTTATTGGTGTTGGAAACGAACAATGGGGGCCTCAATACATCGAAAGATTTAAAGTATTCGAAAAAGCAATAAAATCAAAATATCCAAAAATGACTATCGTGTCAGGTGCTGGTCCATTTCCAGAAGGTGATTATTTTGATTATGGCATGCAGGAACTTAAAAAGTTAAATGCCGAAATCGTTGATGAACATTATTATAAAAACCCACAATGGTTTAGAGAAAATGCAACTCGTTATGACAAATACGACAGAAAAGGGCCTAAAGTTTTTGCAGGAGAATATGCCGCTCAAAGTGTCGCTATTGCAAGTCCTGATAATAAAAACAATTGGGAATGTGCGTTTTCTGAAGCCGCTTTTATGACTGGTTTAGAAAGAAACGCCGAAGTGGTAAACCTTACCTCTTATGCCCCATTGATGGCACATGAAGAAGCTTGGCAATGGACACCAGATTTACTTTGGTTCAATAATTTAGAAGCATATGGTTCTGCAAATTATTATGTTCAAAAATTATTTTCAACTAATAAAGGAACCGATTTAATTGCAATTACCAAAGACGGAAAACCAGTAACAGGTCAAAATAATTTGTTTGCTTCAGCGGTAAAAGATGTAAATACAAAAGAAGTAATTGTAAAATTGGTAAATACAGCTGCAACTGCACAAGAAGTAAATATTGATTTAAAAGGAAGCAAATTAGCGGCTAAAGGAACTCTTATAACACTTACAAGTACGCACCTAGAAGATGAAAATTCATTTGCTGCTCCAAAAAAAATAAGTCCTACAGAAAAGGAATTTAAGTTAAAAGGAGATAAAGCGCAAACAAGCCTTCCAGCCTATTCAGTAACAGTTTTGAAATTAAAGCTGAAATAA
- a CDS encoding ribulokinase, which translates to MKNYVIGLDYGTDSVRAILIDTENGQEIASNVCHYKRWKNKEYCNASINQFRQHPLDHIEGLETTIKYVVENSNVDPSLIRSICIDTTGSSPVPVTEDGTPLALTKGFENNPNAMMVLWKDHTSINEANEINELAATWGGENFTKYVGGIYSSEWFWAKIMHIAKQDEAVKNAAYTWMEHCDLMTYLLIDNKDLKSFKRSRCAAGHKAMWHEDWNGLPPSIFLGKLHPYLATLRGRLYDETYTSDLVAGNLSQEWATRLGLTTDTVIAVGTFDAHSGAVGAKIEEHTLVRVMGTSTCDIIVASEEAIGSKSVRGICGQVNGSVIPGYIGLEAGQSAFGDLLAWYKELLLWPTDHLLASSTLLTDAQKEQLKEEISDNLIIQLTAEAEKIPLSESVPIALDWINGRRTPDANQELKSAISNLSLGTKAPHLFKSLVNAICFGSKKIVDRFEEEGVKINSVIGIGGVARKSPFIMQTLANVLNKPIKVAASDQAPALGAAIYAAVAAGIYANVIDASQKMGSDFESEYLPQLDKVAAYNKLLLAYENLSAFADPSIKKLQQEHYV; encoded by the coding sequence ATGAAAAATTATGTTATAGGGTTAGACTATGGAACAGATTCTGTTCGAGCAATTTTAATAGACACTGAAAATGGACAAGAAATAGCATCAAATGTTTGTCATTACAAGCGATGGAAAAACAAGGAATATTGCAACGCTTCCATAAATCAGTTTCGTCAACACCCTTTAGATCATATCGAAGGATTAGAAACCACTATAAAATATGTTGTTGAAAATAGCAATGTAGACCCTTCACTTATACGAAGCATTTGCATCGACACAACTGGTTCTTCTCCTGTACCAGTTACTGAAGATGGAACGCCATTAGCTTTGACAAAAGGTTTCGAAAACAATCCTAATGCTATGATGGTATTATGGAAAGATCATACTTCTATCAATGAAGCAAACGAAATAAATGAACTTGCCGCTACTTGGGGTGGAGAAAATTTTACCAAATATGTTGGAGGAATTTATTCTTCAGAATGGTTTTGGGCAAAAATTATGCACATAGCCAAACAAGACGAAGCAGTAAAAAATGCCGCTTACACTTGGATGGAACATTGTGATTTAATGACCTATTTATTGATTGATAATAAAGATTTGAAATCATTCAAAAGAAGTCGTTGTGCAGCAGGACATAAAGCCATGTGGCATGAAGACTGGAATGGTTTACCTCCTTCAATATTTCTAGGAAAACTGCATCCTTATCTTGCAACACTTCGTGGAAGATTATACGATGAAACTTATACATCCGACCTTGTAGCAGGAAATTTAAGTCAAGAATGGGCAACCAGATTGGGGCTTACAACTGATACTGTTATAGCTGTTGGAACATTCGATGCACACTCTGGTGCTGTAGGTGCAAAAATAGAAGAACATACATTGGTTCGTGTTATGGGAACCTCAACTTGTGATATAATTGTTGCTTCAGAAGAGGCAATCGGAAGTAAATCAGTCCGTGGAATATGCGGACAAGTAAATGGTTCAGTAATTCCGGGTTATATAGGTCTTGAAGCAGGTCAATCTGCTTTTGGAGATTTATTGGCTTGGTACAAAGAGTTACTGCTATGGCCAACAGATCATTTATTAGCTTCTTCTACACTTTTGACAGATGCCCAAAAAGAGCAACTAAAAGAAGAAATCAGCGACAATTTAATAATCCAATTAACTGCTGAAGCCGAAAAGATTCCTTTATCCGAAAGCGTACCAATCGCTTTAGACTGGATCAACGGTCGAAGAACTCCAGATGCCAATCAAGAACTGAAAAGTGCGATATCTAATTTGTCATTAGGTACAAAAGCGCCTCATTTATTCAAATCATTAGTGAATGCTATTTGTTTTGGCTCTAAAAAAATTGTGGATCGTTTTGAAGAAGAAGGTGTAAAAATCAACAGCGTAATCGGAATTGGTGGTGTAGCAAGAAAATCGCCTTTTATTATGCAAACTTTGGCCAATGTGTTGAACAAACCAATCAAAGTGGCTGCTTCAGACCAAGCGCCTGCTCTTGGGGCTGCAATTTACGCAGCAGTAGCAGCAGGGATTTACGCTAATGTTATTGACGCTAGCCAAAAAATGGGAAGCGATTTTGAAAGTGAATATTTACCTCAATTAGACAAAGTAGCCGCTTACAATAAACTGCTGTTAGCCTATGAGAATTTAAGCGCATTTGCAGATCCTTCTATAAAAAAACTTCAACAGGAACACTATGTATAA
- the araA gene encoding L-arabinose isomerase, with the protein MIDISQKEVWFVVGSQELYGDETLRKVAEHSQQIAKGLDASSNIPVKIVYKDVVKSPAQITNVCLEANSNKNCIGIIAWMHTFSPAKMWIGGLNILKKPLCHLHTQFNAEIPWASMDMDFMNLNQSAHGDREFGFIMSRMRKKRKVVVGHWEDERVQKKLGIWSRVVLGWDEFQNLKVARFGDNMREVAVTEGDKVEAQIRFGFSVNGFDSSDITKHIDTVSEADINKLIEVYEASYTLAPALQKGGAQRDSLIEAAKIEIGLRAFLVEGGFGAFTDTFENLGSLKQLPGIAVQRLMADGYGFGGEGDWKTAALLRAMKVMNVGLENQGGTSFMEDYTYHFTPQKSYVLGSHMLEICSSIADAKPSCEVHPLGIGGKEDPVRLVFNVAAGDAINASLIDMGNRFRLIVNEVEAVAPMADLPKLPVARVLWDCKPNLDIAATTWILAGGAHHTVYSQVLTTEYMEDFADIAGIELLVIDEKTTIRDFKDKINANEAYYHLFQHGL; encoded by the coding sequence ATGATAGATATATCTCAAAAAGAAGTTTGGTTTGTAGTAGGCAGCCAAGAATTATATGGTGACGAAACGCTAAGAAAAGTAGCCGAACATTCCCAGCAAATTGCAAAAGGATTAGATGCTTCATCAAATATACCTGTGAAAATAGTGTATAAAGATGTAGTAAAGTCTCCTGCGCAAATTACTAATGTATGTTTAGAAGCTAATTCAAATAAAAACTGTATTGGAATTATTGCTTGGATGCATACTTTTTCACCTGCTAAAATGTGGATTGGTGGTTTAAATATTCTTAAAAAACCATTGTGTCACTTACATACCCAATTCAACGCTGAAATTCCATGGGCTTCTATGGATATGGACTTCATGAATTTAAACCAATCAGCACACGGAGACAGAGAGTTTGGTTTTATCATGTCCAGAATGCGTAAAAAACGCAAAGTGGTTGTAGGACATTGGGAAGATGAACGCGTTCAAAAAAAATTAGGCATTTGGTCCAGAGTAGTTTTAGGTTGGGATGAGTTTCAAAACTTAAAAGTAGCAAGATTTGGAGACAATATGCGTGAAGTTGCAGTAACTGAAGGAGATAAAGTCGAAGCCCAAATCCGTTTTGGTTTTTCGGTAAACGGTTTCGACTCTTCAGATATTACGAAGCACATAGATACAGTTTCTGAAGCTGACATCAACAAATTAATAGAAGTTTATGAAGCTTCTTACACTTTAGCTCCTGCTCTTCAAAAAGGCGGCGCTCAAAGAGACTCACTAATAGAAGCTGCTAAAATCGAAATAGGCCTTAGAGCATTCCTTGTAGAAGGAGGTTTTGGAGCTTTCACCGATACTTTTGAAAATTTAGGTTCATTAAAACAACTTCCTGGAATTGCTGTACAACGTCTTATGGCTGATGGATACGGTTTTGGAGGAGAAGGTGACTGGAAAACTGCCGCTTTACTCCGTGCGATGAAAGTAATGAATGTAGGTCTTGAAAATCAAGGAGGAACTTCTTTCATGGAGGATTATACCTACCATTTCACACCACAAAAATCGTATGTTTTAGGTTCTCACATGCTAGAAATATGTTCTTCTATTGCTGATGCAAAACCTTCTTGCGAAGTACACCCATTAGGAATTGGAGGAAAAGAAGACCCCGTTCGTTTAGTATTTAATGTAGCAGCGGGAGACGCCATCAATGCTTCATTGATTGACATGGGTAACCGTTTCAGGTTAATCGTAAACGAAGTAGAAGCAGTAGCTCCTATGGCTGATTTACCTAAACTTCCAGTTGCTCGTGTCCTATGGGATTGCAAACCAAACCTTGATATTGCTGCAACAACATGGATTTTAGCAGGTGGTGCACATCATACAGTCTATAGTCAAGTACTTACAACAGAATATATGGAAGATTTTGCCGATATTGCAGGTATAGAATTGCTTGTTATTGATGAGAAAACAACTATCAGAGATTTTAAGGATAAAATTAATGCTAATGAAGCATACTATCATTTGTTTCAGCACGGTCTATAA
- a CDS encoding L-ribulose-5-phosphate 4-epimerase: MYKDLKQECYEANMQLNALNLVVYTFGNVSAVDRKNSVFAIKPSGVPYEDLKPEDIVIVDFDNNIIEGNMRPSSDTKTHAYLYKNWPNIGGVAHTHATYSVAWAQAQRDIPIFGTTHADHLTSDIPCAAPMADSLIEGNYEHNTGIQILDCFKEKNLSYEEVEMVLIGNHGPFAWGKNAAKAVYNSKVLEVVAEMAHLTLLINPNAPRLKDSLIKKHYERKHGKDSYYGQ, translated from the coding sequence ATGTATAAAGATTTAAAACAAGAATGCTACGAAGCAAATATGCAATTAAACGCATTAAATTTAGTAGTATATACTTTTGGAAATGTAAGTGCTGTAGATAGAAAAAATAGCGTTTTTGCCATAAAACCAAGCGGAGTTCCTTATGAAGATTTAAAACCGGAAGACATTGTTATAGTTGACTTTGACAATAACATTATCGAGGGCAATATGCGTCCTTCTTCGGATACTAAAACGCATGCTTATTTATACAAAAATTGGCCAAACATTGGCGGTGTCGCACATACTCATGCCACTTATTCTGTGGCTTGGGCACAAGCACAAAGAGACATTCCAATTTTTGGAACAACACATGCCGATCATTTAACATCTGATATTCCTTGTGCTGCGCCAATGGCCGACTCACTTATCGAAGGAAATTACGAACACAATACAGGAATTCAAATCTTGGATTGTTTCAAAGAAAAAAATCTTTCTTATGAAGAAGTTGAAATGGTTCTTATTGGAAATCACGGGCCATTTGCTTGGGGAAAAAATGCCGCAAAAGCAGTTTATAATAGTAAAGTTCTTGAAGTAGTAGCTGAAATGGCTCACTTAACATTACTAATAAACCCAAATGCACCAAGACTGAAAGATTCCTTAATAAAAAAACATTACGAACGTAAACACGGAAAAGACTCGTATTACGGGCAGTAA